From Streptomonospora salina, the proteins below share one genomic window:
- a CDS encoding MBL fold metallo-hydrolase has translation MHDDVDPDALPSGITALGDDIFAIDTRMAGYPGITSSYLIRTERPCVIEVGTAGSAPVLRDALQALGIGPSDLATVVVTHIHLDHAGGVGDIATMFPDAEIVVHERGARHLADPSRLMRSARAVWGDRLDVLFGDLRPTDAARIRSVADSGEVDLGAGRRLVSHYTPGHAKHHVGLVDSATGDLYVGDALGVYNPATGDVRPATPPPDFDPDAAIASLRLFGEIGARRLMFSHFGAVETVGETLHSAEEELRTWVETVRDARADSPDLDHAVAMVRERVLTRYRPNPDSVSAESAEVMDVLSGVHSNVAGITHWLDRVAEDQRAAADPAQSRRD, from the coding sequence GTGCACGACGACGTGGACCCCGACGCGCTGCCCAGCGGCATCACCGCACTGGGCGACGACATCTTCGCCATCGACACCCGGATGGCGGGTTATCCCGGAATCACCTCCAGCTACCTCATCCGCACCGAGCGGCCCTGCGTGATCGAAGTGGGCACCGCCGGGTCCGCGCCGGTGCTGCGGGACGCGCTCCAGGCACTGGGCATCGGCCCCAGCGACTTGGCCACCGTCGTCGTCACCCACATCCACCTCGACCACGCCGGCGGCGTCGGCGACATCGCGACGATGTTCCCCGACGCCGAGATCGTCGTCCACGAGCGCGGCGCCCGCCACCTCGCCGATCCGTCGCGCCTCATGCGCAGCGCCCGCGCCGTGTGGGGCGACCGGCTCGACGTCCTCTTCGGCGACCTGCGCCCCACCGACGCCGCCCGCATCCGCTCGGTCGCCGACAGCGGCGAAGTCGACCTGGGCGCCGGACGCCGCCTCGTCAGCCACTACACGCCCGGTCACGCCAAGCACCACGTCGGCCTGGTGGACTCCGCCACCGGCGACCTCTACGTCGGCGACGCCCTGGGTGTCTACAACCCCGCGACCGGCGACGTCCGGCCCGCGACGCCGCCGCCCGACTTCGATCCGGACGCGGCGATCGCGTCCCTGCGGCTGTTCGGCGAAATCGGAGCGCGGCGGCTGATGTTCTCGCACTTCGGCGCGGTCGAGACGGTCGGCGAAACGCTGCACAGCGCCGAGGAGGAACTGCGGACGTGGGTGGAGACGGTGCGCGACGCGCGCGCCGACTCCCCCGACCTCGACCACGCCGTGGCCATGGTCCGGGAGCGGGTACTGACCCGCTACCGCCCCAACCCCGACTCGGTCTCGGCCGAATCGGCCGAGGTCATGGACGTCCTCAGCGGGGTGCACAGCAACGTCGCCGGAATCACCCACTGGTTGGACCGCGTCGCCGAGGACCAGCGCGCAGCCGCAGACCCCGCACAGTCCCGGCGGGACTGA
- a CDS encoding single-stranded DNA-binding protein, whose protein sequence is MPDTTASPTTAPATAPATGTDRRPVGGNERAPGHRNEVVVAGRITGEPAVRELASGDRLTTWRISISRTPAEQRPNQYVDPITCVSFQKAVEERTRAWRIGDVVQVSGMLRRRFWRSPKGSGSVVEIEARTVQRVSAASGSDPAGSRS, encoded by the coding sequence ATGCCCGACACGACCGCGTCCCCGACCACCGCTCCGGCGACGGCTCCCGCCACCGGCACCGACCGCCGCCCCGTCGGTGGCAACGAGCGCGCGCCCGGACACCGCAACGAGGTCGTCGTCGCCGGACGCATCACCGGCGAGCCCGCCGTCCGCGAGCTCGCCAGCGGCGACCGCCTCACCACTTGGCGGATCTCGATCTCCCGCACCCCCGCCGAGCAGCGTCCCAACCAGTACGTCGACCCGATCACGTGCGTCAGTTTCCAGAAGGCCGTGGAAGAACGCACCCGTGCGTGGCGGATCGGCGACGTCGTCCAGGTCAGCGGCATGCTGCGCAGGCGCTTCTGGAGGTCGCCGAAGGGCTCGGGCAGTGTCGTGGAGATCGAGGCGCGCACCGTCCAGCGCGTCAGCGCCGCCTCCGGCTCCGATCCGGCCGGTTCCCGGAGCTGA
- a CDS encoding HAD-IIA family hydrolase codes for MPLLSAEGPLNERYDAALLDLDGVVYVGSAPVPAAPEAVGKARASGMRVAFVTNNAARTPARAAERLTSMGIAAAPEDVVTAAEAAARLLAERFPAGSAVLVVGDTGLRLALRRRGLRPVSTAAERPAAVVQGYSPRLSYDLMVQGALAVADGALFVSANNDATAPLDFGVQPGNGAAARVIAHATGTEPVVAGKPMRPLHEEGVLRTGAAAPLVVGDRLDTDVESATVRGAASLLVFSGVTNPARAAVAAPEHRPSFLAWDLSGINRPHPGVRTESGVAECGGWTAELRAGRVRLSGRGERLDGLRALCACAWAAHPGGPVPDGACDGALAELGLPTET; via the coding sequence ATGCCCCTACTCAGCGCCGAAGGCCCGCTGAACGAGCGCTACGACGCGGCGCTGCTCGACCTCGACGGCGTCGTCTACGTCGGCTCCGCCCCGGTGCCCGCCGCGCCCGAGGCCGTCGGCAAGGCGCGGGCTTCGGGCATGCGCGTGGCGTTCGTGACCAACAACGCGGCGCGCACCCCCGCTCGGGCCGCCGAGCGGCTCACATCGATGGGGATCGCCGCGGCGCCGGAGGACGTGGTGACCGCTGCGGAGGCCGCCGCGCGGCTGTTGGCGGAGCGTTTCCCGGCCGGCTCGGCCGTGCTGGTGGTGGGGGATACAGGGCTGCGGCTGGCGCTGCGGCGGCGCGGGCTGCGGCCGGTGTCCACGGCCGCGGAGCGCCCTGCTGCCGTGGTCCAGGGCTATTCCCCTCGGCTGAGTTACGACCTCATGGTGCAGGGGGCGCTCGCGGTGGCCGACGGCGCGCTGTTCGTTTCCGCCAACAACGACGCGACGGCTCCCCTGGACTTCGGCGTGCAGCCGGGCAACGGCGCGGCCGCACGGGTGATCGCCCACGCCACCGGAACGGAGCCGGTCGTGGCGGGCAAACCCATGCGCCCCCTGCACGAGGAGGGCGTGCTGCGGACCGGCGCCGCCGCGCCGCTGGTGGTGGGCGACCGGCTCGACACCGACGTCGAGAGCGCCACGGTTCGCGGAGCCGCCAGTCTGCTCGTGTTCTCCGGCGTCACGAACCCCGCCCGGGCCGCGGTCGCAGCGCCCGAGCACCGGCCCTCCTTCCTCGCCTGGGACCTGTCCGGGATCAACCGTCCCCACCCCGGCGTCCGCACGGAGTCCGGCGTCGCGGAGTGCGGCGGGTGGACCGCCGAGCTGCGCGCCGGCCGGGTGCGGCTGTCGGGACGGGGCGAGCGCCTGGACGGCCTGCGCGCCCTGTGCGCGTGCGCGTGGGCCGCCCACCCCGGCGGCCCCGTGCCCGACGGCGCCTGTGACGGAGCCCTCGCCGAGTTGGGTCTGCCGACCGAAACCTGA
- a CDS encoding DUF1015 domain-containing protein, whose translation MCTHTGADALQLAPLRGLRYADPDAGRMLDSPEFRIARALAPPYDVLDADSCADLARAEPLNAVRLTVPPVAAGPRPGERPPATAADRYSAAAQTLRTWLARGVLVRDRHPAIYVYEQTLPGGLRQRGLVGALRLPRPESPVVRPHEDVAPEPVLDRARLMAATQANLEPIFLLYRGGGGAAARITATVADTRPRPLVDTVTGDGVAHRLWAVTDTALHGEIAADLAARTALIADGHHRYAAYQRLRARRHGPGPWDDGLVLLVDSDSCPPRLGAIHRVLRGVDIGAALAAASGAAAAVPIPAGADRPPDAGGPGPVLADPSGEYGRFLLRVDADRLAAAFPHRSSAWRALPTAALEYLLDVWGVKEPDVDLVHDDAGAAVAAARPGRDTAVLLDPVPVDDVYALAAGGELTPRKTTSFGPKPRTGLVLRGAETLGARLAG comes from the coding sequence GTGTGCACACACACGGGCGCAGACGCCCTCCAGTTGGCGCCGCTGCGTGGCCTGCGCTACGCCGACCCCGACGCCGGACGGATGCTCGACTCCCCCGAGTTCCGGATCGCCCGGGCCCTGGCACCGCCCTACGACGTGCTCGACGCCGACTCCTGCGCGGATCTCGCCCGCGCCGAACCGCTCAACGCCGTCCGGTTGACGGTGCCGCCGGTCGCCGCCGGGCCGCGGCCGGGAGAACGGCCGCCCGCCACCGCGGCGGACCGCTACAGCGCCGCCGCGCAGACCCTGCGCACCTGGCTGGCCCGAGGCGTCCTGGTCCGCGACCGGCACCCCGCGATCTACGTCTACGAGCAGACCCTGCCCGGCGGGCTGCGCCAACGCGGCCTCGTCGGCGCGCTGCGGCTGCCCCGGCCCGAAAGCCCGGTGGTGCGCCCGCACGAGGACGTCGCCCCGGAACCGGTGCTCGACCGCGCCCGGCTGATGGCCGCCACCCAGGCCAACCTGGAACCGATCTTCCTGCTCTACCGCGGAGGAGGCGGCGCCGCGGCACGCATCACCGCCACGGTGGCCGACACCCGGCCGCGGCCTCTCGTGGACACCGTTACCGGAGACGGCGTCGCCCACCGGCTGTGGGCGGTCACCGACACCGCGCTGCACGGGGAGATCGCCGCGGATCTGGCCGCGCGCACGGCGCTCATCGCCGACGGGCACCACCGCTACGCCGCCTATCAGCGCCTCCGGGCGCGCCGCCACGGGCCCGGGCCCTGGGACGACGGACTCGTGCTCCTGGTGGATTCCGATTCCTGTCCGCCCCGGCTGGGCGCGATCCACCGGGTCCTGCGCGGCGTGGACATCGGAGCGGCCCTTGCGGCGGCCTCCGGAGCGGCCGCGGCGGTGCCGATACCCGCCGGAGCGGACCGGCCCCCGGATGCGGGCGGTCCGGGGCCGGTGCTGGCCGATCCCTCCGGCGAATACGGGAGGTTCCTGCTGCGGGTGGACGCGGACCGGCTGGCGGCGGCGTTCCCCCACCGCTCCTCCGCTTGGCGCGCCCTGCCCACGGCGGCCCTGGAGTACCTGCTGGACGTGTGGGGCGTGAAGGAGCCCGACGTCGACCTCGTGCACGACGACGCCGGCGCGGCGGTGGCCGCGGCCCGCCCCGGCCGCGATACGGCGGTGCTGCTGGATCCCGTCCCGGTCGACGACGTCTACGCGCTCGCCGCCGGCGGCGAGCTGACGCCGCGCAAGACGACGTCCTTCGGCCCCAAGCCGCGTACCGGCCTCGTCCTGCGCGGCGCCGAGACGCTCGGCGCCCGGTTGGCAGGGTGA
- a CDS encoding SCP2 sterol-binding domain-containing protein, whose protein sequence is MATVEECRAAIGTVSERIAKLDPGDRRKHIVERTVSVTVSDADTVFDMRLTGDGVRDVTQRGTDDPGERADVGVTVSSDDLVALAEDRLDAAKALLGGRVRIDANFSDLMRLRKLL, encoded by the coding sequence ATGGCCACTGTGGAAGAGTGCCGGGCGGCGATCGGCACGGTTTCCGAGCGCATCGCGAAACTCGACCCGGGCGACCGGCGCAAGCACATCGTCGAACGCACCGTCAGTGTCACCGTGAGCGACGCCGACACCGTGTTCGACATGCGCCTGACCGGAGACGGGGTGCGCGACGTCACCCAGCGCGGGACCGACGACCCCGGCGAGCGCGCCGACGTGGGCGTCACCGTCTCCAGCGACGACCTCGTCGCACTCGCCGAAGACCGGCTCGACGCCGCCAAGGCGCTGCTCGGCGGCCGGGTCAGGATCGACGCGAACTTCAGCGACCTGATGCGGCTGCGCAAACTGCTGTAA
- a CDS encoding helix-turn-helix transcriptional regulator, whose product MVDGPSGRMLELLSLLQSGRTWTGPELAERLGASARTLRRDVDRLRGLGYPVESARGPGGSYRLVAGRAMPPLLLTDAEAVAAVVGLRLASGAAVADSADAAGNALTKLEQVLPSRLRHRAEAVSSATEAVARTPAAPDLHTLELLATAAHARNHVRFTYTDRADRSGPRRVEPYRQVLLGRRWYLLGWDRDRRDWRTFRLDRMSGLDAQPTTFAPRELPSADPVSFVQDSTRFPISRHRGAVLFSAPVERVSERLTAEAGSLEAVDADTCRFVTAADSWEWIAVTVAMVGVAYTVEGPPELADFTRDIARRMARAAPD is encoded by the coding sequence GTGGTGGACGGACCGAGCGGGCGCATGCTGGAGCTGCTGTCGCTGCTGCAGAGCGGCCGGACGTGGACGGGACCGGAACTCGCCGAGCGCCTCGGGGCTTCGGCGCGCACGCTGCGGCGCGACGTCGACCGGCTGCGCGGCCTGGGCTATCCCGTCGAATCCGCGCGCGGGCCCGGCGGCAGCTACCGGCTGGTGGCCGGCCGCGCCATGCCGCCGCTGCTGCTCACCGACGCCGAGGCGGTGGCCGCCGTGGTCGGACTGCGCTTGGCGTCGGGGGCCGCGGTCGCCGATTCCGCCGACGCGGCGGGCAACGCCCTGACGAAACTGGAGCAGGTGCTGCCGTCCCGGCTGCGCCACCGGGCCGAAGCCGTCTCCTCCGCCACCGAGGCCGTCGCCCGCACCCCCGCCGCCCCCGATCTGCACACGCTGGAGCTGCTGGCCACCGCCGCCCACGCACGCAACCACGTGCGCTTCACCTACACCGACCGCGCCGACCGCAGCGGCCCGCGCCGGGTCGAGCCCTACCGGCAGGTGCTGCTGGGGCGGCGCTGGTACCTGCTGGGCTGGGACCGCGACCGCCGTGACTGGCGCACCTTCCGGTTGGACCGCATGTCCGGACTGGACGCACAGCCCACCACGTTCGCCCCCCGGGAGCTCCCCAGCGCCGATCCCGTCAGCTTCGTGCAGGACAGCACGCGCTTCCCCATCAGCCGGCACCGCGGAGCCGTGCTGTTCTCCGCACCGGTGGAACGGGTCTCGGAGCGGCTGACGGCCGAGGCCGGATCGCTGGAGGCGGTCGACGCCGACACCTGCCGTTTCGTCACCGCCGCCGACTCGTGGGAATGGATCGCCGTCACCGTCGCGATGGTCGGTGTCGCCTACACCGTGGAAGGCCCCCCGGAACTGGCGGACTTCACCCGCGACATCGCACGGCGCATGGCCCGGGCGGCACCGGACTGA
- a CDS encoding ATP-binding cassette domain-containing protein, producing MAHDRIRISGAREHNLADIAVEIPKDRLTVVTGVSGSGKSSLVFDTIAAESQRQLNETFTAFARNRLPRYGKPDVDTIENLAPAIVVDQRRLHGGARSTVGTVTDIYSLMRLLWSRAGRPRIGPSNLFSFNDPQGMCPRCSGLGLARTVDVDELVDRRRSLNGGAIRFPTFQVGGWMWRTYADSGLFDNDKPLADYTPAEWEAFLHGAEATLHLPSQGGPVPTGYEGLLPRFERIWLPKDPAALKPRAREAFDRVVTEARCPDCGGARLSAAALSSRVDGRTIAEGAAMEAEELASTVRGMDAGDAAPVAEALAAQLEHMVGIGLGYMSLERPTSTLSGGESQRVKTVRHLGSSLTGMLYIFDEPSVGLHPHDVARLTRLLCRLRDKGNTVVVVEHDPDVVAAADHVVDMGPGAGDAGGRVVYEGGVAGLAAAPTATGRALSDRPAPKAAPRNPSGWAPIRGADRHNLRGVDVDIPTGVLTAVTGVAGSGKSTLVHGYLPQVCSGTTVIDQCGIRVSRRSSLATYTGILDVIRRLFARENGVSASLFTANGEGACPACDGLGAVYTDLAFMDPIVSTCEVCGGTRFTVDALRYRLDGRTVAEVLDLTVRRALDAFPQPGIHAVLARLDEVGLGYLALGQTLNTLSGGERQRLKLADELGGDGGVYVFDEPTTGLHMSDTADLVALLDRLVDGGATVVVIEHDLDVVSRADWIVDLGPGPGRHGGAVVFQGTPADLLAGSDSATARHLRRAVPAAQPA from the coding sequence ATGGCTCACGACCGCATCCGCATCTCCGGCGCCCGCGAGCACAACCTCGCCGACATCGCCGTGGAGATCCCCAAAGACCGGCTGACCGTGGTCACCGGCGTGTCCGGCTCGGGCAAGTCGTCGCTGGTCTTCGACACGATCGCCGCCGAGTCCCAGCGCCAACTCAACGAGACGTTCACCGCATTCGCGCGCAACCGGTTGCCCCGCTACGGAAAGCCCGACGTCGACACGATCGAGAACCTGGCGCCGGCGATCGTCGTCGACCAGAGGCGGCTGCACGGCGGCGCTCGCTCGACGGTGGGCACCGTCACCGACATCTACTCGCTCATGCGGTTGCTGTGGTCGCGCGCCGGGCGGCCCCGGATCGGCCCGTCCAACCTCTTCTCGTTCAACGACCCGCAGGGCATGTGCCCGCGGTGCTCGGGACTGGGCCTGGCCCGCACCGTCGACGTCGACGAGCTGGTCGACCGCCGCCGCTCCCTGAACGGGGGCGCGATCCGATTTCCCACCTTCCAGGTCGGCGGCTGGATGTGGCGCACCTACGCCGATTCGGGACTGTTCGACAACGACAAGCCCTTGGCCGACTACACGCCTGCCGAATGGGAGGCGTTCCTGCACGGCGCCGAGGCCACATTGCACCTGCCCAGCCAGGGCGGACCGGTGCCCACCGGCTACGAAGGGCTGCTGCCCCGGTTCGAGCGCATCTGGCTGCCCAAGGACCCCGCCGCCCTCAAACCCCGGGCCCGCGAGGCCTTCGACCGGGTCGTCACCGAGGCCCGATGTCCCGACTGCGGGGGAGCCCGGCTGTCGGCGGCGGCGCTGTCCAGCCGGGTCGACGGGCGCACCATCGCCGAGGGCGCCGCCATGGAGGCCGAGGAGCTGGCGTCGACGGTGCGGGGCATGGACGCCGGCGACGCCGCGCCCGTGGCCGAGGCGCTCGCCGCCCAGCTGGAGCACATGGTCGGGATCGGGCTGGGCTACATGTCCCTGGAGCGGCCCACGTCGACCCTGTCGGGCGGGGAGTCGCAGCGGGTGAAGACGGTCCGCCATCTCGGCAGCAGCCTCACCGGCATGCTCTACATCTTCGACGAGCCCAGTGTCGGCCTGCACCCCCACGACGTCGCCCGGCTCACACGGCTGCTGTGCCGCCTGCGCGACAAAGGCAACACGGTGGTGGTCGTCGAGCACGATCCCGACGTCGTCGCGGCGGCCGACCACGTCGTCGATATGGGCCCCGGGGCCGGCGATGCGGGAGGGCGGGTGGTCTACGAGGGCGGCGTGGCCGGGTTGGCCGCCGCCCCCACGGCCACCGGCCGCGCGCTGAGCGATCGGCCCGCGCCCAAGGCGGCGCCGCGGAACCCGTCCGGGTGGGCCCCGATCCGCGGTGCCGACCGCCACAACCTGCGCGGCGTGGACGTGGACATCCCCACCGGCGTGCTGACCGCCGTCACCGGGGTGGCCGGATCGGGCAAGAGCACCCTCGTGCACGGGTACCTGCCGCAGGTCTGCTCCGGGACCACCGTGATCGACCAGTGCGGAATCCGGGTGTCGCGGCGCTCCAGTCTGGCCACCTATACGGGGATCCTCGACGTGATCCGCCGGTTGTTCGCCCGGGAGAACGGGGTGAGCGCGTCGCTGTTCACCGCCAACGGAGAGGGCGCCTGCCCGGCGTGCGACGGGCTCGGCGCGGTCTACACCGACTTGGCCTTCATGGATCCGATCGTCAGCACCTGCGAGGTGTGCGGCGGAACGCGGTTCACCGTCGACGCGCTGCGGTACCGCCTCGACGGGCGCACCGTCGCCGAGGTGCTGGACCTCACGGTGCGCCGGGCGCTGGACGCGTTCCCGCAGCCCGGCATCCACGCGGTACTCGCGCGCCTGGACGAGGTGGGGCTGGGCTACCTCGCGCTCGGGCAGACGCTGAACACCCTCTCCGGCGGCGAGCGGCAGCGGCTCAAGCTCGCCGACGAACTCGGCGGCGACGGCGGCGTGTACGTGTTCGACGAGCCCACGACGGGCCTGCACATGTCCGATACCGCCGACCTCGTCGCGCTGCTCGACCGGCTGGTCGACGGCGGAGCGACGGTCGTGGTCATCGAGCACGACCTCGACGTGGTCAGCCGGGCTGACTGGATCGTCGATCTCGGTCCCGGGCCGGGCCGCCACGGCGGAGCGGTGGTCTTCCAGGGCACGCCCGCCGACCTGCTCGCCGGTTCCGATTCCGCGACCGCGCGCCACCTGCGCCGGGCGGTGCCCGCAGCGCAGCCGGCGTAG
- a CDS encoding TlyA family RNA methyltransferase: protein MVRRSRLDAELVRRGHARSRGHAGELIDGGHVLVGGVPAGKAATQVGLDQAIVVRTPADEPAYVSRGAHKLAGALDAFGIGASGRRCLDAGASTGGFTDVLLRRGAAAVVAVDVGYGQLAWPLRSDDRVTVLERTNVRELDPEQVGAPMPGLVVGDLSFISLGLVLEPLVRCADAGADFTLMVKPQFEVGKDRVGAGGVVREPHLRAEAVRSVAGRARDLGLGTAGVAASPLPGPSGNVEYFLWLRADAPPLEEDRLQSAVDEGPR from the coding sequence ATGGTCAGGCGCAGCCGATTGGACGCCGAACTGGTCCGCCGCGGGCACGCGCGTTCGCGCGGCCACGCCGGCGAACTGATCGACGGCGGGCACGTGCTGGTGGGCGGTGTGCCGGCGGGAAAGGCGGCTACGCAGGTGGGCCTGGACCAGGCGATCGTGGTGCGGACCCCCGCGGACGAGCCGGCCTACGTGTCCCGCGGTGCGCACAAGCTGGCGGGGGCGCTGGACGCGTTCGGGATCGGGGCCTCCGGCCGGCGCTGCCTGGACGCCGGCGCCTCCACCGGCGGGTTCACCGACGTGCTGCTGCGGCGCGGCGCGGCCGCGGTCGTGGCCGTCGACGTGGGCTACGGGCAGCTGGCGTGGCCGCTGCGCAGCGACGACCGGGTCACGGTCCTGGAGCGGACCAACGTGCGCGAGCTGGATCCGGAGCAGGTGGGTGCGCCGATGCCCGGCCTGGTGGTGGGCGACCTGTCGTTCATCTCGCTGGGACTGGTGCTGGAGCCGCTGGTGCGCTGCGCCGATGCGGGGGCCGATTTCACGCTGATGGTCAAGCCGCAGTTCGAAGTGGGCAAGGACCGGGTGGGCGCCGGAGGCGTCGTGCGCGAGCCGCACCTGCGCGCCGAAGCGGTGCGGTCGGTCGCCGGCCGCGCCCGCGACCTGGGTCTGGGTACGGCGGGGGTGGCGGCGAGTCCGCTGCCCGGTCCGTCGGGCAACGTCGAGTACTTCCTGTGGCTGCGCGCGGACGCGCCCCCGCTGGAGGAGGATCGCCTGCAGAGCGCGGTCGACGAGGGCCCGCGGTAG
- a CDS encoding NAD kinase: MTSSGPDGRSVLLLAHTGRPAATRSAQLVHRSLTDAGLTVRMLASEVDELKLAGCDLDPVEAVGGVDAAEGVELVMVLGGDGTLLRAAEIARPAGAPLLGVNLGHVGFLAEAEREDLGATVRSVVDRDYEVEERMTLDIAVYNGGRNATAPPVRTWALNEATLEKANARRMLDMVLEIDGRPLSRWGCDGVVCATPTGSTAHAFSAGGPIVWPEVEALVLVPISAHALFARPIVVSPDATVACEIVPATTAGVLWCDGRRMVELPAGARIEVTRADLPVRLARLQRAPFTDRLVAKFALPVAGWRGRSEPDA; encoded by the coding sequence ATGACCAGCTCCGGACCGGACGGACGCAGCGTGCTGCTGCTGGCCCACACCGGCCGTCCTGCGGCCACGCGCAGCGCCCAGCTGGTTCACCGCAGCCTGACCGACGCGGGGCTGACCGTGCGGATGCTGGCTTCGGAGGTCGACGAGCTGAAACTCGCCGGCTGCGACCTCGACCCGGTCGAGGCCGTGGGCGGCGTCGACGCCGCCGAAGGGGTCGAGCTGGTGATGGTCCTGGGCGGCGACGGCACCCTGTTGCGCGCCGCCGAGATCGCCCGCCCCGCCGGAGCCCCGCTGCTGGGGGTCAATCTCGGCCACGTGGGCTTCCTCGCCGAAGCCGAGCGCGAAGACCTCGGCGCCACGGTGCGCAGCGTCGTCGACCGCGACTACGAGGTCGAGGAGCGGATGACCCTCGACATCGCGGTCTACAACGGCGGCCGCAACGCCACCGCGCCGCCGGTGCGCACATGGGCGCTCAACGAGGCCACGCTGGAGAAGGCCAACGCCCGGCGGATGCTGGACATGGTTCTGGAGATCGACGGCCGTCCGCTGTCCCGGTGGGGGTGTGACGGCGTGGTCTGCGCCACCCCTACCGGTTCGACCGCCCACGCCTTCTCCGCCGGCGGCCCCATCGTCTGGCCGGAGGTCGAGGCGCTCGTGCTGGTGCCGATCAGCGCCCACGCGCTGTTCGCCCGTCCGATAGTGGTCTCTCCCGACGCCACCGTGGCCTGCGAGATCGTTCCAGCGACCACGGCAGGCGTGCTCTGGTGCGATGGACGCCGTATGGTCGAATTGCCCGCGGGGGCGCGAATCGAGGTGACCCGCGCAGATCTTCCGGTGCGCCTCGCGCGCCTGCAGCGGGCGCCGTTCACCGACCGGCTGGTGGCCAAGTTCGCCTTGCCGGTCGCGGGCTGGCGCGGGCGCTCGGAGCCCGACGCCTAG